The segment tttatttcaaacaataagtaTAGCAACAAAATtctagaagaataaaaacaactgACAGTACTTTGGCATTTACTGTAAGAGAATACAAGCAATTATAATAGTATTGAAATtgcataaaaacaaaataaaatgcttagtaCTTTGCTTTTCATGCATTCTTGGTTtacaacattcattcattcaacaactattcACTAACCATGTACTATTTACATCATACTGTAAGAGACACAAAATTTacaattaaaagtaataatgagATACACCTGACCCTTCAACAACACAGCAGCTGGGGTTCTGATCTGCCTCACAGAAAATCCATGCATAACTTTTCTGACTTCCCCAAATCTTCATTACTAATAGCCAAATGTTGACTGGAAAGCCCTATCAATAACATAAATGgttgattaacatatattttgtatgttacatgtattatatactgtagtcTTTCAATAAAGATAGAGAAAAGAAAGCgacatttttttcaaactgtcataaatatccaaaaaaacgtttcaatatatttaatgaaaaaagttTGCACATAAATGGACCTGTGTAGTTTGAACCCATgctgtccaagggtcaactgtattttagAAACTGATAGATTGAGTTACTAGGACTGTAACTCTTTGCTCTACCTTCACTGAAGTCCCCACCCTGAATCATAAAGTTTTTAACCACACGATGGAATGTAGAACCTTTATAACATAACTTCTTCCCAGTTGTTTTCCCAAGGCCTTTCTcccctgaaaaagaaaaagaaactaagttTAGCTAGAAATATATCCTTTCATGGAAAGTACCATCCAATGAGTCCTTTGTCAAATCCCTGCTCTGCAGTTGGGCACTGTAAGAGATATAAGAAGTAGACAGTGTAACAATTtaacaaacacaatataaatgttaaattgtGTGGTAGAGACTCCATGctacaggaaaaagaaagattAGAAATGGTTATACCTCCAATAAAAGAATGCAATCAACAAGTTGGTGCAAAGACTGTATATGTATTtaagtgtatttaaaaaattcgctatttctattttaaaagtaacattatagttatttttcctccccattttttctactttttaaaaatataaatccaattatataaagaacttcctTATGTTCTGCTTCTCTACTAATCCTAAATTTCTTGCAAAATTTAGAATACTAAATTTGTTCAAAGTACTGAAATTTGTAAAACTCTACCAAATCAGTTTGAAAtatgttattattttataaactaCAATGTATAGAGATGATTTCATTTCATATAGCTGCACTTTTTTGTTTCTGAAGCCATTTATCTCCTCTCTTCCCTttgagaaatgttttcctgatttcatatcagtgaaaatagtattttttatttgctcAATTAATTTCATAGTCCATTACTTTTTAAGGAACATATCTTAACAGCACAGTAAAACTTTAGCCATGACTTCtcattgaaaataatttaataattcattTACCTGAGCATAGGCAAAGGAAGTTTTTGCATGTTTTTGGACAAATGTCTGAGAAGAGCTGAAACATAATGCGACCAACTgaaataaaacacattaaaaataaagtgagcaagttgattaaatataaatatttcatataggagaaataaaatggataaacagAATTAATAGATCAAAAGGtccatttttgtaatttatttttttaaaagatttaacagGAAAGAATTTAACTGGGCAATACCAACTATCTGTTTGTTGGAATTCACATGCAATCAAAGTGGTTTCAGCCTAAAACTAGGATTTTAAGTGTCTTTTAAAGGGGTCTTATTAGATCTCTTTTAGTACAGTCCTGACCAGCACTATTAATCTTTAAAATCACTCTCATTCAGTTGTCCAATCTAGACTTGAACCCCTCCAATGATAATAGCATATCATATTGTAAAACAGTCATTCTGGCTAGTACTGTCTGAAAACAAAGTTCTTCTGTCGTCTGTCATCTGCCTTCTACCTTTATGCAAGAACTGTTTAGAGTAAACTTCCTAAACTGTGACCCACAGCTAAAACTCACATTCTATTCCCTGAACGAGCAGAAAGCGAGTAGGCCATGGTTcctaaaaagaaactaaaaatccCTACAACAAACAGGAAAGGAGAAGCAGCAAGTCCGCACATGCCATTTAACTACAGTGTAGAGAACTGCTTCACAAACTTTTTGGTCTCAGGTTTCCAGTAAACCATAAAAATTATTTGGCTTTTAGAATGTGAATCACATTTACTGCTGTCTACTGCATTATAAaacttagaaaattttaaaacacaagaaTATATAAGCACAGGTTCCATTAGCTAACAAGAGTGGTGACATCATTACCTATTATGTAATCTCTGGAACACTTGTGCGCAGAGTGCAAAAGGCAAGTACtattataaaaatagttttgactTTGCAGATctgaaagagtctcagtaaaagaagaaaaaggattttCATTTACAATCACTTTCTTGAGTCCCCATTCCCCTTGTTCTACAAAATCTTTTCcattatgaacatttttttttactcaaaGGGACTTatgaaataaatcaaaattaACTGTGGACTAAGTGTCAGTCATTTTTAGTACAGACACAAAATGACTTGATTTACTCTGTATCACTAAGGTTTTAGTTTACTTCTGGTCATGCTAGTCAGTAGTTCCTTTGAGAGGACAAAACAAAGCCACTGCATCCTTCAGGGACAAAAAAGTGGGATAAAGGCATCACATAAGATTTCCTGTGTCAACACTCTGCCAATAGCTTTAACAGAGTcaaatttaaagaaatttcaAAGGCTTCTAGCTCACCTTGCTagaaaggcacatgaaaagatgctccacatcgctaatcataagagaaatgcaaattaaaaccacaatgagatatcacctcacaccagttaggatggccaccatccaaaagacaaacaacaacaaatgttggtgaggatgtggagaaaggggaaccctcctacactgctggtgggaatg is part of the Manis pentadactyla isolate mManPen7 chromosome 1, mManPen7.hap1, whole genome shotgun sequence genome and harbors:
- the NKTR gene encoding NK-tumor recognition protein isoform X13; translated protein: MGAQDRPQCHFDIEINREPVGRIMFQLFSDICPKTCKNFLCLCSGEKGLGKTTGKKLCYKGSTFHRVVKNFMIQGGDFSEGNGKGGESIYGGYFKENVVFCKMKR